One Thermoplasmata archaeon genomic window, ATAATAAGGCAGGAGTTTTTTCATAATAAATGGTGGATCAGATACAATGATCTTGATAAAATTATGAATAGTTCTAAGAACTATAGATCGTTACCAGCAGCTACTT contains:
- a CDS encoding transposase, with translation MKVKRTEQIQICENDELRKLTHLSKNLYNKANYIIRQEFFHNKWWIRYNDLDKIMNSSKNYRSLPAAT